A portion of the Bacteroides faecium genome contains these proteins:
- a CDS encoding glycoside hydrolase family 18, translating to MNYKSIFNLCLAIFLVFVPIGCDDWTELEIHDSQINGFKEQNPEQYAAYTQKLRAYKASKHALVYARLDNAPEVSSSEKDFLRSLPDSIDIVTMRNANRLSDYDREDMKLVRADYGTRVLYYIDASAKEELNNSISAATDAVRKGIFDGITLGSSSSVDASTIKNMTDALGQTDCLLVFEGTPSMLPESSRSLFDYFVLDISSAADEYDVEVVVRLATDHGKTAADRLLLAVVPGATLTDYNGVTRNSITGAASSALTMGPLGGIAIFNISADYYDADIIYKQTRGGIQFLNPAPVH from the coding sequence ATGAACTATAAATCAATATTCAATCTATGTTTGGCTATCTTTCTGGTATTCGTCCCTATCGGCTGCGATGATTGGACAGAACTGGAAATTCACGATAGTCAAATAAATGGATTCAAAGAACAGAATCCGGAGCAATACGCTGCCTACACCCAAAAACTACGGGCGTATAAAGCATCGAAACACGCTTTGGTCTACGCAAGACTGGACAATGCACCGGAAGTATCTTCGAGCGAAAAAGATTTTCTGCGCTCTCTGCCTGATAGCATAGATATAGTAACTATGCGTAATGCAAACCGCCTTTCCGACTATGACCGTGAAGACATGAAACTGGTACGTGCGGACTATGGCACACGGGTACTATACTATATAGACGCCTCGGCTAAGGAAGAACTGAATAATTCCATTTCCGCAGCCACCGACGCTGTCCGTAAAGGAATATTTGACGGAATAACGCTGGGCTCCTCTTCATCCGTAGATGCGTCCACAATAAAAAACATGACCGACGCCTTGGGACAAACCGACTGCCTGTTGGTTTTTGAAGGAACCCCGTCCATGCTTCCCGAATCGTCCCGCAGCCTTTTCGATTACTTCGTATTGGACATCTCGTCTGCCGCAGACGAGTATGATGTGGAAGTGGTCGTCCGCCTTGCTACGGACCACGGGAAAACGGCTGCCGACCGCTTGCTGCTGGCAGTTGTCCCCGGCGCCACGCTGACCGATTATAACGGAGTGACGCGGAACTCCATTACCGGTGCTGCATCTAGCGCCCTCACTATGGGACCGTTGGGAGGTATTGCCATATTTAACATATCTGCCGACTACTACGACGCTGATATTATTTATAAACAGACCCGTGGCGGTATTCAGTTTCTGAATCCTGCACCGGTTCATTAA
- a CDS encoding DNA topoisomerase 3, translating into MIVCIAEKPSVARDIAEVLGAHTRKEGYIEGNGYQVTWTFGHLCTLKEPHEYTPNWKSWSLSSLPMIPPRFGIKLIENPTYERQFHVIEGLMQNADEIINCGDAGQEGELIQRWVMQKAGARCPVKRLWISSLTEEAIREGFSKLKDQTDFQSLYEAGLSRAMGDWLLGMNATRLYTIKYGQNKQVLSIGRVQTPTLALIVNRQLEIANFQPKQYWELKTNYRDTTFSALIRKSDEEIAAEEEKNGGKKKIDNPGIDPIANREEGEALVERIKDLPFVVTSVGKKDGKEYAPRLFDLTSLQVECNKKFAYSADETLKLIQSLYEKKVATYPRVDTTFLSDDIYPKCPGILKGLRDYEVLTAPLNGSTLPKSKKVFDNSKVTDHHAIIPTGVYAQNLTDMERRVYDLIARRFIAVFYPDCKISTTTVMGEVDKIEFKVTGKQIIEPGWRVVFAKDVKDSAEEKEDEDENVLPAFVKGESGPHIPDLNEKWTQPPRPFTEATLLRAMETAGKLVDNDELRDALKENGIGRPSTRAAIIETLFKRNYIRKERKNLIATPTGVELVQLIHEELLKSAELTGIWEKKLREIEKKTYDARQFLEELKQMVSEVVMSVLSDNTNRRITIQDAVAAKAEEKAKKEPKKRERKAASVPKEKKTVNNPDSLVGQPCPVCGKGTVIKGKTAYGCSEWRNGCTYRKNFE; encoded by the coding sequence ATGATAGTTTGCATAGCCGAAAAACCATCTGTAGCACGCGATATAGCCGAAGTACTCGGCGCTCATACCAGAAAAGAAGGATATATAGAAGGAAACGGATACCAGGTGACCTGGACATTCGGGCATCTTTGTACCCTGAAAGAACCGCATGAATACACCCCTAACTGGAAATCATGGAGTCTGAGCAGTCTGCCGATGATTCCGCCACGTTTCGGTATCAAGCTGATAGAGAACCCTACCTACGAAAGGCAATTCCATGTAATCGAAGGGCTGATGCAGAACGCGGATGAAATCATCAACTGCGGTGATGCCGGGCAAGAGGGAGAATTGATTCAGCGCTGGGTGATGCAGAAAGCGGGTGCCCGTTGTCCGGTGAAGCGTCTGTGGATTTCTTCGTTGACAGAAGAAGCCATTCGCGAAGGTTTCTCCAAGTTGAAAGACCAGACGGATTTTCAGTCATTATACGAAGCGGGACTTTCCCGTGCCATGGGCGACTGGCTGCTGGGAATGAATGCTACCCGTCTTTATACGATTAAGTACGGTCAAAACAAGCAAGTGCTCTCTATCGGTCGTGTACAAACGCCTACTCTGGCATTGATTGTCAACCGCCAATTGGAAATCGCCAATTTCCAACCCAAGCAATATTGGGAGTTGAAGACAAACTATCGCGACACTACCTTCTCTGCCCTTATCCGCAAGAGTGATGAAGAAATAGCGGCGGAAGAAGAGAAGAACGGTGGAAAAAAGAAAATAGACAATCCGGGCATCGACCCCATCGCCAATCGTGAAGAAGGCGAAGCCTTGGTAGAGCGAATCAAAGACCTGCCGTTTGTGGTCACCAGTGTCGGCAAGAAGGACGGAAAGGAATATGCTCCGCGCTTGTTCGACTTGACTTCCCTTCAGGTGGAGTGCAACAAGAAATTCGCCTATTCTGCTGATGAGACGCTGAAACTTATCCAGTCTCTTTATGAGAAGAAAGTGGCTACCTATCCGCGTGTCGATACCACTTTCCTTAGTGACGATATATATCCGAAATGCCCCGGCATTCTGAAAGGACTTCGTGATTACGAAGTGTTGACTGCCCCGTTGAACGGTTCTACATTACCTAAATCGAAAAAGGTATTTGACAACTCGAAAGTGACGGACCACCACGCCATTATCCCTACCGGGGTTTATGCTCAAAACCTTACCGATATGGAACGTCGTGTCTATGACTTGATAGCCCGTCGTTTTATAGCGGTGTTTTATCCCGATTGTAAGATTTCGACTACTACCGTAATGGGTGAAGTGGATAAGATAGAATTTAAAGTCACCGGAAAACAGATTATTGAACCGGGCTGGCGTGTCGTATTCGCCAAAGACGTGAAGGACTCCGCCGAAGAGAAAGAAGACGAGGACGAAAATGTTCTTCCTGCCTTTGTGAAAGGGGAGAGCGGCCCTCACATCCCTGACTTGAACGAGAAATGGACACAGCCGCCAAGACCTTTTACGGAAGCGACCTTGCTCCGTGCAATGGAAACAGCCGGAAAGCTGGTGGATAATGACGAACTTCGAGATGCCTTGAAAGAGAACGGTATCGGCCGTCCGTCTACCCGTGCCGCTATTATAGAAACCCTGTTCAAACGGAATTATATCCGCAAAGAGAGAAAGAACCTGATTGCTACCCCGACAGGAGTGGAACTGGTGCAACTAATCCACGAAGAACTCTTGAAATCGGCGGAACTGACAGGTATTTGGGAAAAGAAGCTGCGCGAGATTGAAAAGAAAACATACGATGCCCGCCAATTCCTCGAAGAATTGAAACAAATGGTTTCGGAAGTCGTGATGAGTGTACTGTCTGATAATACGAATCGTCGTATCACTATTCAGGACGCAGTAGCCGCCAAAGCCGAAGAGAAAGCGAAGAAAGAACCCAAAAAGCGTGAACGGAAAGCGGCAAGTGTTCCTAAAGAGAAGAAAACGGTCAATAACCCGGATTCATTAGTCGGACAACCTTGTCCGGTTTGTGGCAAGGGAACGGTTATAAAAGGGAAAACAGCCTACGGATGCTCCGAATGGAGAAACGGATGTACGTACCGAAAGAACTTTGAGTAG
- a CDS encoding endo-beta-N-acetylglucosaminidase H has translation MKRIIKYAWIWTVFLLLGTACQEDAMIIDPDVSHGKSTEAGETLESVGALNSVEQPKSNIINLYIGNTNEAENPDAELEDEIYFELAKPAEKNLTLTVAVDEGFREDDDQYKSDYCELFKKEHNMMVTSILSWQGGVYRYMKVNGATEGTITIPAGQRKSSKIKLTFIRDAELMGGQAFIYPLTAIDTETGEEYGRLDYIIHTFDKGARGERDVTIVAYVNTEVMNPLIADQLTRKVEKMIWDPYEIVPVVPLSPVVDILNVRTAMLKNEQGRAMLGYTTDMEYVLKHNDKYIQPMRQGGMKVCLTIKGGGTGLGFCNLTDEQVADFAAQVKVAVDIYGLDGVNLWDEGSDYGKAGMPPMNDASYAKLIKTLKETMPGKLVTLTDTPETTSSLRSVQGGISAGQYLDYAWSPISAFLNPYADGAELKPIAGLELAKYGSISVPMMSSKMSYDEMEVIENNLFLLVDETTVINDKIFVFDDLTYIDYGDEGILTGTFSMTLGILYDMNPLLESPDYSYAYMTMIETSGSLADYYAFRKDW, from the coding sequence ATGAAACGAATAATAAAATACGCCTGGATATGGACCGTATTCCTTTTATTGGGAACTGCCTGCCAGGAAGATGCCATGATAATTGACCCGGACGTGTCGCACGGTAAATCTACGGAAGCCGGTGAGACATTGGAAAGTGTAGGAGCTTTGAATAGCGTCGAACAGCCGAAGTCGAATATTATCAACCTGTATATCGGCAACACCAATGAAGCGGAAAACCCTGACGCCGAACTGGAAGACGAAATTTATTTCGAACTGGCAAAACCGGCTGAAAAGAATCTGACATTAACTGTTGCTGTCGATGAAGGATTCAGGGAAGATGATGACCAATATAAGAGTGATTATTGTGAACTTTTTAAGAAAGAGCATAATATGATGGTCACTTCTATTCTTTCCTGGCAAGGAGGGGTGTATAGATATATGAAAGTAAACGGTGCAACGGAGGGAACTATCACCATTCCTGCCGGGCAGCGAAAGTCATCGAAGATAAAACTTACTTTCATACGGGACGCAGAACTGATGGGTGGACAGGCTTTTATATATCCTCTTACTGCCATTGATACGGAAACGGGCGAGGAATATGGACGGCTAGATTATATCATCCATACCTTTGACAAAGGGGCACGTGGAGAACGGGATGTTACAATTGTTGCTTACGTAAATACGGAAGTGATGAATCCGTTGATAGCCGACCAGCTTACAAGGAAAGTCGAAAAGATGATTTGGGATCCTTATGAGATTGTCCCTGTCGTTCCGTTATCTCCGGTTGTCGATATCCTGAATGTCCGTACTGCTATGTTGAAAAATGAACAGGGGCGTGCTATGTTGGGATATACCACGGATATGGAATATGTATTAAAGCATAATGATAAATACATTCAACCGATGCGGCAAGGTGGCATGAAAGTTTGTCTCACAATCAAGGGAGGGGGCACAGGACTTGGTTTCTGTAACTTGACCGACGAACAAGTGGCAGACTTTGCCGCGCAGGTCAAAGTGGCTGTCGATATCTATGGACTGGACGGAGTGAACCTTTGGGATGAAGGTTCCGACTATGGCAAGGCAGGAATGCCGCCAATGAACGACGCGTCCTACGCCAAACTAATCAAAACCCTGAAAGAAACCATGCCCGGTAAACTTGTCACACTGACGGACACGCCGGAAACCACTTCTTCACTCCGCAGTGTGCAGGGAGGTATTTCTGCCGGACAATACCTTGACTACGCATGGAGTCCTATCAGTGCTTTCCTCAACCCTTATGCCGACGGAGCGGAATTGAAACCGATAGCCGGGTTGGAGCTGGCAAAATATGGTTCGATTTCTGTACCGATGATGTCTAGTAAAATGTCCTATGACGAAATGGAAGTGATAGAAAACAACCTGTTTCTTTTGGTAGACGAAACTACGGTTATTAATGATAAGATATTTGTATTTGATGATTTGACGTATATAGATTATGGTGATGAGGGTATTTTAACCGGAACATTTTCGATGACTTTGGGGATATTGTATGATATGAATCCCCTACTGGAATCGCCGGATTACTCTTATGCTTACATGACGATGATTGAAACGTCCGGTTCGCTGGCCGATTATTATGCATTCAGAAAAGACTGGTAG
- a CDS encoding SusD/RagB family nutrient-binding outer membrane lipoprotein, whose protein sequence is MIGMKRIYYLQILILSVCMLPLNGCFDSDINRSMYEADSEEMQRENHIIGATLRGMQGLVIPTREHLYQFMDAMAGGAYGGYLEGIVDTWVMKFSTFNPEQGWLKSPFADPITEMYPQYRDMLNKTDEPVALALGKILRVCIMHRVTDMYGPIPYSKMMSSDNTGEDLAVPYDSQEQVYTQMLKELEEADLILEENKDLSSEAFRKLEDLYYGNISKWRKFVHSMRLRIAMRMSYVNPAEAKRVAEAAVAAGVIESNEDNALLHVAENRSELLFNNWSDYRISADLVSIMKGYDDPRLDKMLVKGVQTVDQEGEKVDVYDYYGVRIGIFTKKKDDMINLYSKQVISSTDPYLWMNAAEVTFLRAEGALRGWTMGGDAQALYEKAIFLSFDERKASGADAYAKDSEKIPADYVDPMGEYSHPAVSTITIAWEPGAENFEKNLERIITQKWIAIFPLGVEAWAEHRRTGYPKLLPAVENKDPDNSVDVTIGPRRLPFPADEYNSNPAYIGQAVQMLNGPDAAGTRLWWDTKNHSGN, encoded by the coding sequence ATGATTGGCATGAAACGAATATATTACCTTCAAATACTAATCCTTTCCGTATGTATGCTGCCATTGAACGGCTGTTTCGACAGTGACATCAACCGTAGCATGTACGAAGCGGATTCGGAAGAGATGCAACGTGAGAACCATATTATCGGTGCGACGTTGAGAGGAATGCAGGGACTGGTTATCCCGACACGGGAACACCTTTACCAGTTCATGGACGCAATGGCGGGCGGAGCCTACGGAGGTTATCTGGAAGGCATTGTAGACACTTGGGTGATGAAGTTCTCCACATTCAATCCCGAACAGGGGTGGCTCAAATCTCCTTTTGCCGACCCTATCACGGAGATGTATCCGCAGTACCGCGATATGTTGAACAAGACCGATGAACCGGTGGCGCTGGCTCTCGGAAAGATTCTCCGCGTATGCATCATGCATCGTGTGACGGATATGTACGGCCCGATTCCTTACTCCAAAATGATGAGCAGCGACAACACCGGCGAAGACTTGGCTGTGCCTTACGATTCGCAGGAACAAGTGTACACGCAAATGCTGAAAGAACTGGAAGAAGCCGACCTCATACTGGAAGAAAACAAAGACCTCTCCTCAGAAGCCTTCCGCAAACTGGAAGACCTTTATTACGGAAATATCTCCAAGTGGCGTAAATTCGTCCATTCCATGCGTCTGCGTATCGCCATGCGAATGAGTTATGTGAATCCTGCCGAAGCAAAGCGTGTCGCCGAAGCTGCCGTAGCCGCCGGAGTCATCGAATCGAACGAGGACAATGCCTTGCTGCACGTCGCGGAAAATCGCTCCGAACTGCTGTTCAACAACTGGAGCGACTATCGGATCAGTGCCGACCTTGTCTCTATTATGAAGGGGTATGACGACCCTCGCTTGGATAAAATGCTTGTCAAGGGAGTGCAGACAGTAGACCAGGAAGGTGAGAAAGTGGACGTATATGATTACTACGGAGTACGCATCGGCATCTTCACCAAGAAGAAAGACGACATGATTAACCTTTACTCCAAACAGGTAATCAGCAGCACCGACCCTTACCTTTGGATGAATGCCGCCGAAGTGACTTTCCTTCGTGCCGAAGGCGCATTGCGTGGCTGGACAATGGGCGGAGACGCACAGGCATTGTATGAAAAAGCAATCTTCTTATCTTTCGACGAACGCAAAGCGTCCGGAGCCGACGCATACGCAAAGGATAGCGAAAAAATTCCTGCCGACTATGTAGACCCGATGGGGGAATACAGCCATCCTGCCGTCAGTACCATTACTATTGCTTGGGAACCGGGCGCCGAAAATTTTGAAAAGAATCTTGAACGTATTATCACGCAGAAGTGGATTGCTATTTTCCCGTTGGGCGTGGAAGCATGGGCGGAGCACCGCCGCACAGGTTATCCGAAGCTGCTGCCCGCGGTGGAAAATAAAGACCCGGACAACAGTGTCGACGTAACCATCGGCCCCCGCCGCCTGCCTTTCCCTGCTGATGAGTATAACTCGAACCCTGCCTATATCGGACAGGCCGTGCAAATGCTGAATGGCCCCGACGCTGCCGGAACCCGGCTCTGGTGGGACACAAAGAACCATTCGGGGAATTAG
- a CDS encoding ATP-binding protein, whose product MIDLNRKLPIGIQTFEKIRKGNYLYVDKTALVGKMVSTSVPYFLSRPRRFGKSLLISTFEAYFLGRKDLFEGLAISQMEVDWQVYPVFHIDLNARKYDSPADLTAMLNQHLEKWEAIYGTEKQDRQPEERFAYIIERACVQTGKQVVVLVDEYDKPLLQALDNLPLFEEYRKMLKAFYGVLKSADRYLRFVFLTGVTKFSQVSVFSDLNQLNDISMKPPYATICGITKQELIDTFTPELDKLASYNRMTPEDTIHKMTALYDGYHFCEYAEGVFNPFSVLNVFDGYKFENYWFQTGTPTFLVKMLMDSNYDLRTLIDGVEANAASFNEYRAESRNPIPLIYQSGYLTIKEYDPRFKTYQLAFPNDEVRYGFMNFLLPFYSNIPDNEQDFYIGKFVHELESGNINAFLTRLQAFFADIPYELNDQTERHYQTVFYLIFKLMGQFTQAEVRSAKGRADAVVKTPKYIYVFEFKLNGTAEQALQQIEDKGYLIPYQADEREVKKVGVEFSTDTRNVSRWLPEE is encoded by the coding sequence ATGATTGATTTAAACCGCAAATTGCCCATCGGAATACAAACTTTCGAGAAAATTCGCAAAGGAAATTATCTGTATGTAGATAAAACTGCTCTTGTCGGGAAAATGGTGTCCACAAGCGTTCCTTATTTCCTTAGCCGTCCCCGACGTTTCGGAAAAAGCCTGTTGATTTCCACTTTCGAGGCTTACTTTTTGGGACGCAAGGACTTGTTCGAAGGACTAGCCATCTCACAAATGGAAGTTGACTGGCAAGTCTATCCGGTTTTTCATATTGACCTGAATGCACGCAAGTATGATTCTCCGGCAGATTTGACAGCGATGCTCAACCAACACCTGGAGAAATGGGAAGCAATCTACGGAACTGAAAAGCAAGACCGGCAACCGGAAGAACGATTCGCCTATATTATAGAACGCGCATGCGTACAAACCGGAAAGCAAGTAGTCGTATTAGTAGACGAATACGACAAGCCTCTCTTGCAGGCTCTGGACAATCTGCCTTTGTTTGAAGAATACCGTAAAATGCTAAAAGCATTCTATGGAGTATTGAAAAGTGCTGACCGCTATTTGCGTTTCGTCTTTCTGACAGGTGTTACCAAATTCTCACAAGTCAGTGTATTCAGTGATTTGAATCAACTGAATGACATCAGCATGAAACCGCCTTATGCTACCATTTGCGGCATCACCAAACAGGAACTGATAGATACATTTACTCCGGAACTGGATAAGCTGGCCTCATACAACCGGATGACACCGGAAGATACAATCCATAAGATGACTGCACTTTACGACGGGTATCATTTCTGTGAATATGCAGAAGGTGTGTTCAATCCGTTCAGTGTATTGAATGTGTTCGACGGATATAAATTTGAGAATTACTGGTTTCAGACAGGAACTCCTACTTTCCTTGTCAAAATGCTGATGGATAGTAACTATGATTTGCGGACGCTCATTGACGGAGTGGAAGCTAACGCAGCGTCGTTCAACGAATACCGGGCAGAAAGCAGGAATCCTATTCCGCTGATTTATCAAAGCGGGTATTTGACGATTAAAGAATACGACCCTCGTTTCAAGACTTATCAACTCGCTTTTCCCAATGATGAAGTGAGATATGGCTTTATGAATTTCCTTCTGCCATTTTACTCTAATATTCCCGATAATGAACAAGATTTCTATATTGGCAAATTTGTCCATGAGTTGGAAAGTGGCAATATCAACGCCTTTCTAACCCGTCTCCAAGCCTTCTTCGCCGATATACCTTACGAACTGAATGACCAGACAGAGCGGCATTATCAGACTGTTTTCTATCTGATATTCAAGCTCATGGGACAGTTCACACAAGCAGAAGTACGCAGTGCAAAAGGACGGGCCGATGCAGTTGTCAAAACACCAAAGTATATTTATGTATTCGAATTCAAGCTGAACGGCACAGCCGAACAAGCATTACAGCAAATCGAAGACAAAGGGTATCTTATCCCTTATCAGGCAGATGAACGGGAAGTAAAAAAGGTGGGAGTAGAATTCAGTACCGACACACGGAACGTCAGTCGATGGCTGCCCGAAGAATAA
- a CDS encoding linear amide C-N hydrolase — protein MKKKLAGVALLLAAISLGSTQPVEACTRAVYIGPEQMVITGRTMDWKEDLHSNLYVFPRGIQRTGHNKEKTLNWTSKYGSIVATGYDIGTCDGMNEKGLVASLLFLPETIYSLPGDTRPVMGISIWTQYVLDNFATVREAVNELKKETFRIDAPRLPNGSESTLHLAITDETGNTAILEYLDGKLSIHEGKQYQVMTNSPRYEYQLAINDYWKEVGGLQMLPGTNRSSDRFVRASFYIHAIPQTSDAKIAVPSVLSVMRNVSVPFGITTPDKPYISSTRWRTVSDQKNKVYYFESTLTPNLFWLDLKKIDFSPKASIKKLSLANGEIYAGDAVKDLKDSKSFTFLFQTPVM, from the coding sequence ATGAAGAAGAAGCTAGCAGGAGTTGCATTATTATTGGCTGCCATCTCTCTAGGGAGCACGCAGCCTGTAGAAGCGTGTACGCGCGCAGTATATATAGGGCCGGAGCAAATGGTGATAACCGGCCGTACGATGGACTGGAAGGAAGACCTTCACTCAAACCTTTACGTGTTTCCACGTGGCATCCAGCGTACGGGACATAATAAGGAAAAAACGTTGAATTGGACATCCAAATATGGAAGTATCGTTGCCACAGGCTATGATATAGGTACTTGCGACGGGATGAATGAAAAAGGACTGGTAGCGAGCCTGCTCTTCCTGCCGGAGACAATTTATTCATTGCCGGGAGATACCCGTCCGGTGATGGGGATAAGCATCTGGACGCAATACGTGCTGGATAATTTTGCCACCGTGCGTGAAGCGGTAAATGAACTGAAGAAAGAGACATTCCGCATCGACGCCCCTCGTCTGCCGAATGGTTCGGAATCGACGCTGCATCTCGCTATAACCGATGAAACGGGAAATACGGCGATATTGGAATACTTGGACGGGAAACTGAGCATCCATGAAGGAAAACAATATCAGGTGATGACAAACTCTCCCCGTTACGAATACCAGTTGGCTATCAACGATTACTGGAAAGAAGTGGGTGGTCTGCAAATGCTTCCGGGCACAAACCGTTCGAGTGACCGTTTTGTACGCGCCTCTTTCTATATCCATGCCATTCCTCAGACTTCCGATGCTAAAATCGCAGTACCCAGTGTGTTGAGCGTAATGCGTAATGTTTCCGTTCCGTTCGGAATTACAACTCCCGACAAACCTTATATCTCCTCTACCCGTTGGCGTACCGTTTCTGACCAAAAGAACAAGGTCTATTATTTTGAATCGACTTTAACTCCGAATTTGTTTTGGCTGGATTTGAAGAAGATTGATTTCAGTCCGAAAGCAAGCATCAAGAAATTGTCTTTGGCGAATGGTGAGATATATGCCGGTGACGCAGTGAAGGATTTGAAAGACAGCAAATCATTTACATTCCTTTTCCAGACTCCGGTGATGTAA